A DNA window from Chloroflexota bacterium contains the following coding sequences:
- a CDS encoding DegV family protein, whose protein sequence is MAVKVVTDSTSDLTPETADELGITVVPLNVHFGTEAYRDGIDLTTEDFYLKLSHCRDLPTTSAPAPGTFAEVYDKLAKETDEILAITISSKLSATYKAAIDGKELRKSKARLEIIDSLSAIAGLGLIVISAAKAAKAGASFDEVIDAVCSSMNRVDFRMAFDTLEYLRRGGRIGTAQAFLGSALKVNPILTIRGGLTEGVARVRCRAKAIDYLCNFAMSFPDIEEIAIEDATTPEEAEILAERLCFRFVTERIYWMKVSPVIGTHVGPHVLGVGVLPKQ, encoded by the coding sequence ATGGCAGTGAAGGTTGTTACTGACAGTACCTCTGACTTGACGCCTGAGACGGCTGATGAGCTGGGAATCACGGTAGTGCCGCTGAACGTTCATTTTGGCACTGAGGCCTATCGGGATGGCATTGACCTGACGACCGAGGATTTCTACCTTAAGCTGTCGCATTGCAGGGATTTACCGACAACCTCAGCTCCTGCCCCGGGAACTTTCGCTGAGGTCTATGACAAACTGGCCAAAGAAACAGATGAAATCCTGGCTATTACTATTTCCTCGAAGCTCAGTGCTACCTATAAAGCGGCGATTGATGGTAAAGAGCTGAGGAAGAGTAAAGCTCGGCTTGAGATAATCGATTCTCTATCGGCGATTGCCGGGTTGGGGCTAATTGTCATATCGGCGGCCAAGGCAGCTAAGGCGGGTGCTAGTTTTGATGAGGTGATTGATGCTGTCTGTAGCAGCATGAATCGGGTGGACTTTCGCATGGCTTTTGACACGTTGGAGTATTTGAGAAGGGGTGGGCGTATTGGTACTGCGCAGGCATTTCTGGGCTCGGCGCTGAAAGTGAATCCCATCCTCACCATAAGAGGCGGTCTTACTGAAGGGGTTGCCAGAGTTCGCTGCAGGGCCAAGGCGATTGACTATCTATGTAACTTTGCTATGAGTTTCCCCGATATTGAAGAGATAGCTATAGAAGATGCTACCACGCCGGAGGAAGCTGAGATTTTGGCCGAGCGGCTTTGTTTCAGATTTGTCACTGAGCGCATCTACTGGATGAAGGTAAGCCCGGTTATAGGCACTCATGTTGGCCCGCATGTCCTCGGGGTAGGCGTGCTGCCGAAGCAGTAA
- a CDS encoding PadR family transcriptional regulator yields the protein MAYVQQLLKGLIDPIILSVIDRLPMYGYQIVKELERITGGYLKLKSGTIYPSLLRLEKNGLVMSKWKQVTEGRGRRYYQITGKGRQFLANRSDEWRDFCTVVTKLMQGADHENMVLRWVRRPRPTRN from the coding sequence TTGGCTTATGTTCAGCAGCTGCTAAAAGGGCTTATTGACCCCATCATTCTTTCTGTCATCGACCGACTGCCTATGTACGGTTACCAGATCGTCAAGGAATTAGAACGGATAACCGGAGGATACCTTAAACTGAAAAGCGGCACGATTTATCCCTCACTCCTCAGATTGGAGAAGAACGGACTGGTCATGTCCAAGTGGAAACAGGTTACTGAAGGGCGGGGAAGAAGGTATTATCAGATAACGGGGAAGGGACGTCAGTTCCTGGCCAACCGTTCAGATGAATGGCGCGATTTCTGTACCGTGGTTACTAAGCTTATGCAAGGGGCTGATCATGAAAATATGGTCTTGCGCTGGGTGAGACGGCCTCGGCCGACTAGAAATTGA